One Orrella dioscoreae genomic window carries:
- the ykgO gene encoding type B 50S ribosomal protein L36, with product MKVLSSLKDAKTRHRDCQVVRRRGRIYVICKSNPRFKARQGGAKNRRTG from the coding sequence ATGAAAGTCCTTTCCTCCCTGAAAGATGCCAAGACACGCCATCGTGATTGCCAGGTGGTGCGCCGACGCGGCCGCATCTACGTGATCTGCAAGAGCAACCCGCGCTTCAAGGCGCGCCAGGGTGGCGCAAAGAACCGCCGCACCGGCTAG